From Prevotella melaninogenica, the proteins below share one genomic window:
- a CDS encoding tetratricopeptide repeat protein encodes MLRGIVVSLLCLLALPSAAQYNVKKMMEEGRRTLDQGYYVTSMQIFSRIVALKPNLYEAWYLMALSKYHLEDYKGAGDDCRRALTLQPYIADIYELYGMSNIHVERYDSAIVAFTHALDITPDNRDYWFNRAYCLYQVGDSKAALQQLDYILKRWKPFDAASQLRADIVAGRKPKQQPMKSNTPYFYKLPSLRIESEGKSNPMKNKPLFSL; translated from the coding sequence ATGTTGCGTGGTATCGTAGTATCCTTGCTTTGCCTATTGGCATTACCGTCAGCAGCCCAATACAACGTCAAGAAGATGATGGAGGAGGGGAGGCGGACGCTTGATCAGGGATACTACGTTACTTCCATGCAGATTTTCTCCCGTATCGTTGCCCTCAAACCAAATCTATACGAGGCTTGGTATTTGATGGCATTGTCAAAGTATCACCTTGAAGACTATAAGGGTGCTGGTGATGATTGTCGCCGTGCTTTGACTTTACAGCCCTATATTGCTGATATCTACGAACTTTATGGTATGTCTAATATCCATGTGGAGCGTTACGACAGTGCTATCGTTGCCTTTACCCACGCGCTTGACATAACCCCCGACAATCGTGACTATTGGTTTAATCGTGCTTATTGTCTCTATCAAGTGGGCGATAGCAAGGCTGCTCTTCAGCAACTTGATTATATCCTCAAGCGATGGAAGCCCTTCGATGCAGCCTCCCAGCTTCGTGCCGACATCGTAGCGGGTAGGAAGCCAAAGCAGCAGCCCATGAAGTCTAACACTCCGTATTTTTACAAGCTACCGAGTCTTCGTATTGAAAGTGAAGGCAAGTCAAACCCAATGAAGAATAAGCCCCTCTTTTCCCTTTGA
- a CDS encoding phage holin family protein, translated as MFSNDKNVETIAQLVEVLKHYIGLQSEYMKLDVIEKVVRLLTVITIMVVFCTILLISLIYLSFAAAFALQTLVGSLIWAFLIVGGSYLLLLFFFILLRRSLIERPLVRFLGSLLMSK; from the coding sequence ATGTTCTCAAACGATAAGAACGTAGAAACAATAGCACAACTCGTAGAGGTGCTAAAGCATTATATCGGGCTTCAGTCAGAGTACATGAAGCTCGATGTAATTGAAAAGGTCGTGCGATTACTGACCGTGATTACAATCATGGTTGTTTTCTGCACTATCTTATTAATTTCCCTAATTTATCTCTCCTTTGCTGCAGCCTTTGCATTGCAGACATTGGTGGGTTCACTTATTTGGGCTTTCCTCATTGTTGGTGGTAGCTATTTGCTATTACTCTTTTTCTTCATCTTACTACGTCGCAGTCTTATTGAACGCCCATTGGTAAGATTCTTGGGAAGTCTCTTAATGTCAAAATAA
- a CDS encoding DUF5675 family protein has product MEIKLIRKYYQAKYTIGRLYVNNRFFSDCLEPPSLHLTERSALGTILIAKYKGYRAIPTGRYRILITRSRRFGRWLPLLMNVKGFEGIRIHAGNKPEDTRGCILLGFNRRKGYVLDSTRCVLTLVKMITEAIAKGEKVFVEVR; this is encoded by the coding sequence ATGGAAATAAAACTCATAAGAAAATATTACCAAGCGAAATACACCATCGGACGCTTGTATGTCAACAACCGCTTCTTTTCAGACTGCCTCGAACCGCCCTCACTACATCTTACAGAACGAAGCGCGTTGGGGACAATCCTAATTGCAAAATACAAGGGATACAGAGCTATCCCCACTGGGCGTTATCGCATCCTCATCACACGCAGCCGACGGTTCGGACGATGGCTGCCGCTGCTGATGAATGTGAAGGGGTTTGAGGGGATAAGGATTCATGCGGGGAATAAGCCAGAAGATACACGGGGATGCATCCTCCTTGGCTTCAACCGACGCAAAGGATATGTGCTCGACTCTACCCGCTGCGTGCTGACACTCGTTAAGATGATAACGGAGGCAATAGCGAAAGGAGAAAAGGTGTTTGTGGAAGTGAGGTAA
- a CDS encoding YtxH domain-containing protein, translating to MKTLGYVCAFLCGSITGAALGLLLAPEKGTDTRSKISDAVDDFCKKHDIKLSRKEAEDFVEDIKDAASDAI from the coding sequence ATGAAGACATTAGGTTATGTTTGCGCATTCCTCTGTGGTAGCATCACAGGCGCAGCTCTCGGACTTCTTTTGGCTCCAGAGAAGGGTACAGACACACGTTCAAAGATTTCTGATGCTGTTGACGATTTCTGCAAGAAGCATGATATCAAGCTCAGCCGCAAGGAAGCTGAGGATTTCGTTGAGGATATCAAGGATGCAGCTTCAGACGCTATCTAA
- a CDS encoding SPOR domain-containing protein — protein MKKFMVLGAAMCVAMAFTGCKSSESAYKKAYEKAKSQEQNTTTNNDDNTTQQDAVVAPVETQPATQAPVVDNYDNEPVRRETVSVVNGSGLKAYSVVVGSFGVKSNAEGLQQRLKNAGYDAQVAYNAGNNMYRVVASTYDSKASAVQSRNQLRATYADAWLLSR, from the coding sequence ATGAAGAAATTTATGGTTTTGGGCGCAGCTATGTGTGTGGCAATGGCTTTCACTGGCTGTAAGTCAAGCGAGAGTGCATACAAGAAGGCTTACGAGAAGGCTAAGTCTCAGGAGCAGAATACTACTACGAATAATGATGACAACACAACTCAGCAGGATGCTGTGGTAGCTCCAGTAGAGACTCAGCCAGCTACTCAGGCTCCTGTTGTTGATAATTACGACAATGAGCCAGTACGTCGCGAGACTGTTTCTGTTGTAAATGGTTCTGGTTTGAAGGCTTACAGCGTAGTTGTTGGTTCATTCGGAGTTAAGTCTAATGCTGAGGGCTTGCAGCAGCGTTTGAAGAATGCTGGCTACGATGCTCAGGTTGCTTACAATGCTGGTAACAATATGTATCGCGTTGTTGCTTCTACTTACGACAGCAAGGCTTCAGCTGTTCAGAGTCGCAATCAGCTCCGTGCTACTTACGCTGATGCTTGGTTGCTCTCTCGATAA
- the ruvX gene encoding Holliday junction resolvase RuvX: MSRILAIDYGKKRTGLAVTDPLCIIANGLATVPTSELFEFLNQYIVKEAVSQLVIGKPIQPNGQPSENLARVEQFVNRWRKAHPELPIDYYDERFTSVIAHQAMIAGGVKKKTRREDKGLVDEISATIILQDYMRSKGL; the protein is encoded by the coding sequence ATGAGTAGAATTTTAGCGATAGATTACGGTAAAAAACGTACAGGATTAGCAGTCACCGACCCATTGTGCATCATCGCCAATGGGTTGGCGACTGTTCCTACGTCTGAACTTTTTGAGTTTTTGAACCAGTATATCGTAAAGGAAGCGGTCAGTCAGCTTGTCATTGGCAAACCTATACAGCCCAATGGTCAGCCGAGTGAGAACCTCGCTCGTGTGGAGCAATTTGTCAATCGTTGGCGCAAGGCACACCCAGAGTTGCCTATTGATTATTATGACGAGCGCTTTACGTCGGTTATCGCTCATCAAGCAATGATTGCGGGTGGGGTTAAGAAGAAGACCCGCCGTGAAGATAAGGGACTTGTTGACGAGATTTCGGCAACAATTATCCTACAAGATTATATGAGGTCCAAGGGGCTTTAA
- a CDS encoding zinc-dependent metalloprotease, whose protein sequence is MRRILLLLLLFSLVATSGAAFPFSKRKKKAQSTQTEKKSAYERALTEQLTESVRGSFVSFHKTDGRILMELPKQSLGRDMIIGVTISSVSNPKMGDLGFKNSNLVHVRFIEKDSSVVMQVVNTDLFVPKNQPSATLAARLNYDNLDFFSFPIKAHNDSTGAVLFDASSFILKENRFFPVIAKNVGSYTVNSSLKDNLTRVTKLKVFDENACVGMDRHYIISLSGKKGSPITNYPVTIGVNFTLALLPNDLMTPRLSDTRVGMFLMNKDVLKKDGSIDKATFVKRWRLVPKDTAAYFAGELCEPAKPIVYYVENTFPPLWKRAIKAGVLWWNKAFERIGFKNVMQVADFPENDPNFDPDNFKYSCIRYLPTDVENAMGPSWTDPRTGEVINATVLVYNDVVNTINNWRFVQTAQIDPRARGAQMPDSIIEETLEYIIAHEIGHTLGFMHNMAASAALPTDSLRSPAFTQKYGTTASIMDYARFNYVAQPTDHGVKLTPPRLGVYDYYAVEWAYKLFPGSKGFEDDAKQLRLLAEKHEGDPFYRYGLQQTGTKYDPSAIEEDLGDDPVKSSTYGMDNLRMILKNLDHWIGDEDGDSRKAELYNEVLSQAMHYVRNVSVNVPGIYLYQTSEKSALPRYKVVPKAKQKESVQWLLKQARTFATLGNDTIEKKLPFGANKPFKILARDVQSLAMMATSKLAISYYLDSTSYSPIEYMEDVYQDVFGKTIAGKENLSVADLSMQRLYVDLLQEGVSDMKQAPNVHNLQMPLTSVNSVITNMLRGNEAEKEHTECSYLADRQRSLDDDTHFLNFGNGYGEPEPLWGTTVNRTSEFQLEYAQKLLSLLETTIPRVSSPDLKAHYMLLEKRLKKYLK, encoded by the coding sequence ATGCGTCGCATACTATTACTTCTGCTTCTCTTCTCTCTGGTCGCAACATCGGGAGCGGCTTTCCCGTTTTCAAAACGTAAGAAGAAGGCGCAGAGCACACAAACAGAAAAGAAATCGGCTTACGAGCGTGCCCTCACCGAGCAATTAACGGAGTCGGTGCGTGGTAGCTTTGTCTCGTTTCATAAGACTGACGGACGTATATTGATGGAGCTTCCGAAGCAGTCTTTGGGTCGCGACATGATTATTGGCGTAACCATTTCGTCAGTGTCAAATCCTAAGATGGGCGACTTAGGCTTTAAGAATTCCAACTTAGTGCATGTACGCTTCATTGAGAAAGATAGTTCTGTGGTGATGCAGGTGGTAAATACCGACTTGTTTGTACCAAAGAATCAGCCCTCAGCTACGCTTGCTGCAAGGCTGAATTATGATAATCTTGATTTCTTTTCATTTCCTATCAAGGCACACAACGACTCCACTGGAGCCGTGCTGTTCGATGCTTCGTCCTTTATTCTCAAGGAGAATCGCTTCTTCCCAGTGATTGCAAAGAATGTAGGGTCGTACACAGTAAACTCATCTTTGAAAGATAATCTTACAAGGGTGACAAAACTAAAAGTCTTCGATGAGAATGCCTGTGTCGGTATGGATAGGCATTACATCATTAGTCTCTCTGGTAAGAAGGGTTCGCCTATCACCAACTATCCCGTAACGATTGGCGTAAACTTTACGTTAGCTCTGTTACCAAACGACTTGATGACACCTCGTTTGAGTGATACACGTGTGGGAATGTTTCTTATGAACAAAGATGTTCTTAAGAAGGATGGGTCAATTGATAAAGCAACATTCGTTAAGCGTTGGCGACTTGTACCGAAGGATACGGCTGCCTACTTTGCAGGCGAACTCTGCGAACCAGCAAAGCCAATCGTCTATTATGTAGAGAATACATTCCCTCCACTTTGGAAACGGGCTATCAAAGCTGGTGTTCTATGGTGGAATAAGGCTTTCGAACGTATTGGGTTTAAGAATGTCATGCAGGTGGCAGACTTCCCTGAGAACGACCCTAATTTCGACCCTGATAACTTCAAGTATTCTTGTATCAGATACTTACCTACTGACGTCGAGAATGCTATGGGACCTTCGTGGACCGACCCTCGAACAGGAGAGGTTATCAATGCAACTGTTCTTGTTTATAATGATGTTGTAAACACTATCAACAACTGGCGATTTGTTCAGACGGCACAGATTGACCCTCGTGCACGTGGAGCGCAGATGCCTGACAGTATTATAGAGGAGACACTCGAGTATATTATTGCGCACGAGATTGGTCATACGCTTGGATTTATGCACAACATGGCAGCATCTGCAGCACTTCCAACCGACTCGCTGCGCTCTCCTGCCTTCACGCAAAAGTATGGTACAACGGCTTCAATCATGGATTATGCACGTTTTAATTATGTTGCACAACCTACTGACCACGGCGTTAAACTTACTCCACCGCGTCTTGGCGTCTATGACTACTATGCTGTTGAGTGGGCTTACAAGCTTTTCCCTGGTTCGAAGGGGTTTGAGGATGATGCGAAACAGTTGCGATTATTGGCTGAAAAGCATGAAGGCGACCCTTTCTATCGTTATGGCTTACAGCAAACGGGAACGAAGTATGACCCTTCTGCTATTGAGGAAGACCTCGGTGATGACCCTGTAAAGTCGTCTACCTATGGTATGGACAATCTTCGAATGATTCTCAAGAACCTTGATCATTGGATTGGTGATGAGGATGGTGATAGTCGTAAGGCTGAGTTATATAATGAGGTGTTGTCTCAAGCTATGCATTATGTACGTAATGTTAGTGTTAATGTTCCTGGCATCTACCTCTATCAAACAAGCGAGAAGTCGGCCTTACCACGCTATAAAGTTGTGCCTAAGGCTAAGCAAAAAGAGTCTGTACAATGGCTTCTGAAGCAAGCACGTACGTTTGCAACGCTGGGTAACGATACAATCGAGAAGAAACTACCATTCGGAGCAAACAAGCCTTTTAAGATTTTAGCTCGTGATGTGCAGTCGCTTGCTATGATGGCAACGTCAAAACTTGCTATTTCTTATTATCTTGACTCTACCTCTTATTCGCCAATTGAGTATATGGAGGATGTTTATCAAGATGTCTTTGGCAAGACGATTGCCGGTAAAGAGAATCTTTCAGTGGCTGACCTCTCTATGCAACGACTCTATGTTGACTTATTGCAAGAGGGTGTCTCAGATATGAAGCAAGCACCTAATGTTCATAATCTTCAGATGCCTTTGACTTCTGTAAATAGTGTTATCACTAATATGTTACGAGGAAACGAGGCTGAAAAAGAGCATACGGAATGTAGTTATTTGGCAGACAGACAACGAAGTTTAGATGATGATACTCATTTTCTTAATTTCGGTAATGGCTATGGTGAGCCAGAACCTTTGTGGGGAACAACTGTCAATCGCACTTCAGAGTTCCAATTAGAGTATGCGCAGAAGTTACTTTCTTTGTTGGAAACAACCATTCCACGTGTTTCTTCTCCTGATCTGAAAGCACATTATATGCTTCTTGAAAAGCGTTTGAAGAAGTATTTGAAATAA
- the def gene encoding peptide deformylase — MVLPIYTYGQPVLRKVAEDIPLDYPDLQELIQNMFETNTASDGVGLAAPQIGKSIRVVVVDLDVLSDTFPEYKDYRHAFINGHILEYDDSETETLEEGCLSLPGIHESVTRAKRIYVKWYDENLVEHEEWIDGYLARVIQHEFDHLEGRVFTDRLSAFRKQMINSKLKALLQGKVRCHYRVKAPRK; from the coding sequence ATGGTATTACCCATTTACACATATGGTCAGCCAGTGTTGCGAAAGGTAGCCGAAGATATCCCCCTCGATTATCCCGACCTCCAAGAGCTGATACAAAATATGTTTGAGACCAACACCGCCAGCGATGGTGTAGGTTTGGCAGCACCACAGATTGGTAAGTCTATCCGTGTCGTTGTTGTCGACTTGGATGTGCTCTCAGACACCTTCCCTGAGTATAAAGACTATCGTCATGCATTCATCAATGGTCACATCCTTGAGTATGATGACTCTGAGACGGAGACCTTGGAAGAGGGATGTCTCTCTCTGCCAGGTATTCACGAGAGTGTGACACGTGCAAAGCGCATCTACGTAAAGTGGTATGACGAGAACCTCGTTGAGCATGAGGAGTGGATTGATGGCTATCTTGCTCGAGTTATCCAGCATGAATTTGATCACCTCGAAGGTCGTGTCTTCACTGATCGTCTCTCGGCATTCCGCAAGCAGATGATTAATAGCAAGCTCAAAGCCCTTCTACAGGGAAAAGTTCGCTGCCACTATCGTGTGAAGGCTCCACGTAAGTAA
- the thrS gene encoding threonine--tRNA ligase: MVKITFPDGSVREYEQGVTGFQIAESISPALARDVVSCGVNGETTELNRPINEDASIALYKFDDEEGKHTFWHTSAHLLAEALQELYPGIQFGFGPAVENGFFYDVMPAEGQTISENDFPKIEEKMRELAKKNEPVVRRNVSKADAVKEFTADGQEYKVEHIVEDLEDGTISTYSQGNFTDLCRGPHLVSTGAIKAVKITSVAGAFWRGDAKREQMTRIYGITFPKKKMLDEYLEMLEEAKKRDHRKIGKEMELFMFSDRVGKGLPIWLPKGTQLRLRLQELLRRLLRPYNYQEVITPGIGGKNLYVTSGHYAHYGKDAFQPIHTPEEDEEYMLKPMNCPHHCEIYAYKPRSYKDLPLRIAEFGTVFRYEKSGELHGLTRVRTFTQDDAHIFVRPDQVKAEFENNIDIILKVFKTFGFDNYEAQISLRDPEDKEKYIGSDEVWEESEAAIKEACAEKGLNARVELGEAAFYGPKLDFMVKDAIGRRWQLGTIQVDYNLPNRFKLEYTAEDNSKKTPVMVHRAPFGSLERFTAVLIEHTAGHFPLWLTPDQVAILPISEKYNDYAQKVKAYFDAHDVRSIMDDRNEKIGRKIRDNELKRVPYMVIVGEKEAAEGLVSMRQQGGGEQATMTMEAFAERINNEVAEQLKGLD; encoded by the coding sequence ATGGTTAAAATCACTTTCCCAGACGGTTCCGTTCGTGAGTACGAGCAGGGCGTAACTGGTTTTCAAATCGCCGAGAGCATTTCGCCGGCTCTCGCCCGTGACGTTGTATCTTGCGGTGTAAATGGCGAAACAACAGAACTCAACCGTCCTATCAATGAGGACGCAAGCATCGCACTTTACAAGTTCGATGACGAAGAAGGTAAGCACACCTTCTGGCATACCTCTGCCCACCTCCTCGCTGAGGCTTTGCAGGAGCTTTACCCAGGCATTCAGTTCGGATTCGGACCGGCTGTTGAGAACGGCTTCTTCTATGATGTGATGCCTGCAGAGGGTCAGACAATCTCTGAGAATGACTTCCCAAAGATTGAAGAGAAGATGCGTGAGCTTGCTAAGAAGAACGAGCCAGTCGTTCGTCGTAACGTCTCTAAGGCTGATGCCGTAAAGGAATTCACTGCCGATGGACAGGAATACAAGGTGGAGCACATCGTAGAGGACCTCGAGGATGGCACTATCTCAACATATTCGCAGGGTAACTTCACCGACCTTTGCCGTGGCCCTCACCTCGTTTCAACAGGTGCTATCAAGGCTGTCAAGATAACCAGCGTTGCTGGAGCTTTCTGGCGTGGAGATGCTAAGCGTGAGCAGATGACACGTATCTACGGTATCACCTTCCCTAAGAAGAAGATGCTCGACGAATACCTCGAGATGCTCGAAGAGGCTAAGAAGCGCGACCACAGAAAGATTGGTAAGGAGATGGAACTCTTTATGTTCTCTGACCGTGTTGGTAAGGGTCTTCCTATCTGGTTGCCAAAGGGAACACAGCTGCGCTTGCGCTTGCAGGAGCTCTTGCGTCGTCTCCTCCGTCCATATAATTATCAGGAGGTTATCACACCGGGTATTGGTGGTAAGAATCTCTACGTTACTTCTGGTCACTATGCTCACTATGGCAAGGATGCTTTCCAGCCAATCCACACACCAGAGGAGGACGAAGAGTATATGCTTAAGCCAATGAACTGTCCTCACCACTGTGAGATTTACGCTTACAAACCACGTTCTTACAAAGATCTTCCACTGCGTATCGCAGAGTTTGGAACCGTGTTCCGTTATGAGAAGAGTGGTGAGCTTCACGGACTTACACGTGTTCGTACCTTCACACAGGATGATGCACATATCTTCGTGCGTCCTGACCAGGTAAAGGCTGAGTTTGAGAACAATATCGATATCATCCTCAAGGTGTTCAAGACCTTTGGTTTCGATAACTACGAGGCGCAAATTTCCCTCCGCGACCCAGAGGACAAGGAGAAGTATATCGGCTCTGACGAGGTATGGGAAGAGAGCGAAGCAGCCATTAAGGAAGCATGCGCAGAGAAGGGTCTCAACGCTCGTGTAGAGCTTGGTGAGGCAGCGTTCTACGGTCCTAAGCTCGACTTCATGGTGAAGGATGCCATCGGTCGTCGTTGGCAGCTCGGTACAATCCAGGTAGACTATAATCTCCCTAACCGCTTCAAGCTCGAATATACCGCAGAAGACAACTCTAAGAAGACTCCAGTGATGGTTCACCGTGCACCATTCGGTTCACTCGAGCGTTTCACAGCTGTTCTTATCGAGCACACAGCAGGTCACTTCCCACTCTGGTTGACACCTGATCAGGTTGCTATCCTCCCAATCTCTGAGAAGTATAACGACTATGCTCAGAAGGTGAAGGCTTACTTCGATGCTCACGACGTACGTTCAATCATGGACGACCGCAACGAGAAGATTGGTCGCAAGATTCGCGACAACGAGCTCAAGCGTGTTCCTTACATGGTTATCGTTGGTGAGAAAGAGGCTGCCGAAGGTCTTGTGTCAATGCGTCAGCAGGGCGGTGGCGAGCAGGCTACTATGACAATGGAAGCCTTCGCAGAGCGTATCAACAACGAGGTTGCTGAACAGCTGAAAGGGTTGGATTAA
- a CDS encoding BT4734/BF3469 family protein yields MFDYIQNIRAQHTVPCTADILDVVIHSTIVNDICAELADYSEQMLRGEMSRDDFATKKAELKRRLPAFCFHAHFKNGRRLNAEAIPSGLSILDIDHIPSPKTFYNEKVKERTKELGIVLVHMTPSAEGLRIVFMLPQKKTLAQGQQWLAGKLGLKDFDEACKDYARCSFAVPADYIFFIDKEQLFATPTPQKTDTDTSETVATPTINQQHPQPTEETAATSNEAVDIDPNTELLFDAFVAASGLAPAALNNKGTRHNSLVSLLSMGICRLIPQEQLRAIIACRMPAYARESDCQQLIKDFYEKYTNTNRPMSFQLRKIYTESLRNKAATTTPSENDIELFEEKRETEQQAQTACTNNILNTLPLVLRKTLEGVPANMHMPVLCSVLPLAAAYADGVQVRYCDGQLHRLNLMSVIVGPQASGKSVCKSRVDLWMKQMLEDDARAREIEDKWKQEKKRRKANEKAPEDPCVLIRSVPITISCSTLLRRFKNSRGHTLFSFGEELDTLRKTNGAGSWSQKYDIYRLAFDNGVWGQDYNSDQAESGVVPVAYNFSILGTYGALKRCFKNDNVENGLSSRIFIAEMPDGAFAPMPVYGKEAEGLATDIDTAVTSLRARQGFVETPLLRQAIGEWVEKKRIEAMADGDIVKDTYRKRAAVMGFRCGVVASLLEGEENEKVLYFARLTAEYILEKQCNFFGEALLSEYKSAEQEMVRQSRNGFIFDKLPPVFTFNDLQKEKGANVSRNVINNIIYRWKKSGWIEKKEDGKWMKTRQDK; encoded by the coding sequence ATGTTCGACTATATACAAAATATCCGAGCCCAACACACTGTTCCCTGCACGGCTGACATCTTAGATGTGGTAATACATTCGACCATAGTAAACGACATCTGCGCTGAACTTGCCGACTACAGCGAACAAATGCTGCGTGGCGAGATGAGTCGTGACGACTTCGCAACAAAGAAAGCGGAGTTAAAACGACGTTTACCAGCCTTCTGCTTTCATGCACACTTCAAGAATGGTCGTCGACTCAACGCTGAGGCAATTCCCTCAGGACTGTCTATTCTCGACATCGACCATATCCCTTCGCCCAAAACCTTCTACAACGAAAAAGTAAAAGAGCGTACGAAGGAGTTAGGCATCGTATTGGTGCACATGACGCCATCGGCAGAGGGACTACGCATTGTCTTCATGCTTCCGCAGAAGAAGACTTTAGCGCAGGGACAGCAGTGGCTTGCAGGAAAACTGGGGCTGAAAGATTTTGATGAAGCTTGCAAGGATTACGCACGCTGCTCCTTTGCCGTGCCAGCCGATTACATCTTCTTCATCGACAAGGAACAGTTGTTTGCCACACCAACGCCACAGAAGACAGATACGGATACGTCTGAGACCGTTGCCACACCTACTATCAACCAGCAACATCCACAGCCTACGGAGGAGACAGCCGCCACAAGCAACGAAGCTGTTGACATCGACCCCAACACGGAGTTGCTCTTCGACGCCTTTGTGGCGGCATCAGGCTTGGCACCCGCTGCACTCAACAACAAGGGTACACGTCATAACTCGCTCGTCTCGCTGCTCTCTATGGGCATTTGCCGCCTCATACCGCAGGAGCAGCTCAGGGCTATCATCGCATGCCGAATGCCAGCATACGCACGCGAGAGTGACTGCCAACAGCTGATTAAAGACTTCTATGAGAAATACACCAACACCAACCGCCCTATGTCGTTTCAACTGAGAAAGATATACACGGAATCACTCAGGAACAAGGCTGCCACGACAACACCCTCAGAAAACGACATTGAATTGTTTGAGGAAAAAAGAGAAACAGAGCAGCAAGCGCAAACTGCCTGCACAAACAACATCCTCAACACGCTGCCACTAGTATTGCGCAAGACGCTCGAAGGTGTGCCCGCAAATATGCACATGCCCGTCCTCTGCTCCGTCCTCCCCCTTGCCGCTGCCTACGCTGACGGAGTACAGGTAAGATACTGTGATGGACAGCTGCACAGACTTAACTTAATGTCGGTTATCGTCGGTCCACAAGCATCAGGAAAGAGTGTGTGCAAGTCAAGAGTCGACCTGTGGATGAAGCAGATGCTTGAAGACGACGCACGTGCACGTGAGATTGAAGATAAATGGAAACAAGAGAAGAAGCGACGCAAAGCCAACGAAAAGGCACCCGAAGACCCTTGTGTGCTGATACGTTCAGTTCCCATCACAATTAGTTGCTCTACGTTATTGAGACGCTTCAAGAACTCACGCGGTCACACGCTCTTCTCCTTTGGTGAGGAACTCGACACGCTGCGCAAAACAAATGGTGCAGGCTCGTGGTCGCAGAAGTATGACATCTATCGCCTCGCCTTCGACAACGGAGTATGGGGACAAGATTACAACTCAGATCAAGCAGAAAGCGGAGTAGTCCCTGTGGCTTATAATTTCTCAATCCTCGGCACATATGGTGCACTGAAGAGATGTTTCAAGAATGACAACGTTGAGAATGGACTCTCCTCGCGCATCTTTATCGCTGAAATGCCCGACGGAGCTTTTGCTCCAATGCCTGTCTACGGAAAGGAAGCCGAAGGATTGGCGACTGACATTGACACTGCTGTAACATCCCTGCGTGCACGTCAAGGCTTCGTTGAAACTCCCTTGCTGAGACAAGCCATTGGTGAATGGGTAGAGAAGAAAAGAATAGAGGCAATGGCAGATGGTGACATCGTTAAGGATACCTATCGCAAACGTGCTGCCGTCATGGGCTTTCGCTGCGGAGTCGTTGCCAGTCTGTTAGAAGGAGAAGAAAACGAAAAAGTATTGTATTTTGCCCGACTGACTGCCGAATATATACTGGAGAAACAATGCAACTTCTTCGGTGAAGCTCTACTTAGCGAATATAAATCGGCTGAACAAGAAATGGTAAGGCAGTCGAGAAATGGTTTCATCTTCGATAAACTTCCACCCGTATTCACTTTTAACGACCTACAGAAAGAAAAAGGGGCTAATGTAAGCAGAAATGTAATCAACAACATCATCTACAGATGGAAGAAAAGCGGATGGATTGAAAAGAAAGAAGATGGTAAATGGATGAAGACTCGCCAGGATAAGTAA